In one window of Nocardiopsis aegyptia DNA:
- a CDS encoding ParB N-terminal domain-containing protein — translation MIASTPRGDEIRATVEARLQEVHRSGGTSETVRVELRDQPVNLLVITMPAADLYYNPESHRIRAQRDHEPARDAELRADPWSPASQAYMHDLLKAKSDNPDAPDPAFEKLKKDLAEFGQNDAGIITHSGILVDGNTRRAALQELTYPNMRVAVLPADASWTDIATVELDLQLRTNHRRAYSYINRLIAIREQVSSGRTVSEIVKAFRTTKESVHRDLWVYNFITDAIERSRTELSNGTLATLRLMDFEGHQESLGELYRHQKEMNSHEADILKESRLLAILMNTAKTKLRYIKDDFHEEYLAPRLDGRFAPPKGSSAESLGIPGLDLEPGLEIAEESSTAQEARAATDAVLKAKVKQAFSNSLSLEEAVETRDLLGTVKEALERGTAGAEAATRRSQRKVAAAERLTEATSLVQESTDQVAQARSQDLMHYEALDASLIELAKALKQLSRVASRGVERPGRGLAWLQDAVTDL, via the coding sequence ATGATCGCAAGCACACCGCGCGGAGATGAGATCCGCGCAACCGTCGAAGCGCGACTGCAAGAGGTTCACAGGTCCGGAGGCACATCCGAGACCGTGCGGGTCGAACTGCGCGATCAGCCCGTCAATCTGCTGGTCATCACCATGCCGGCGGCCGATCTCTACTACAACCCCGAGAGCCACCGGATCCGCGCTCAGCGCGACCACGAGCCCGCGCGTGATGCAGAGCTTCGAGCAGATCCGTGGAGCCCGGCCAGTCAGGCGTATATGCACGACCTGCTCAAGGCCAAGTCCGACAATCCGGACGCACCAGATCCCGCCTTCGAAAAGCTCAAGAAGGACCTCGCGGAGTTTGGACAGAACGACGCCGGGATCATCACCCATAGCGGGATCCTGGTCGACGGCAACACGCGTAGGGCTGCACTGCAAGAGCTGACTTACCCGAACATGCGGGTGGCAGTACTTCCTGCAGATGCCTCCTGGACCGATATTGCCACTGTCGAGCTGGATCTGCAGCTGCGGACAAACCACCGCCGTGCGTACTCCTACATCAACCGGCTGATCGCGATCCGCGAGCAAGTCAGCAGCGGACGCACCGTGAGCGAGATCGTCAAGGCCTTCCGGACAACCAAGGAGTCTGTTCACCGGGACCTGTGGGTCTACAACTTCATCACCGATGCGATCGAGCGCAGCCGGACTGAATTGAGCAACGGGACACTCGCCACCCTTCGGCTCATGGACTTCGAAGGGCACCAGGAAAGCCTTGGTGAGCTTTACCGCCATCAGAAGGAGATGAACAGCCACGAAGCCGACATCCTCAAGGAAAGCCGTCTGCTCGCCATCCTGATGAATACCGCAAAGACAAAGCTGCGCTACATCAAAGATGACTTCCATGAGGAATACCTGGCCCCGAGGCTTGACGGGAGATTCGCTCCTCCCAAGGGGAGCAGCGCCGAGAGCCTCGGGATCCCCGGCCTCGATCTCGAGCCCGGCCTGGAGATCGCCGAGGAGTCCTCCACTGCACAGGAGGCCCGCGCGGCGACCGATGCCGTGCTGAAAGCCAAGGTCAAACAGGCATTCTCCAACTCCTTGTCCCTTGAGGAGGCCGTTGAGACACGCGACCTGCTCGGAACCGTGAAAGAGGCGCTAGAGCGCGGCACCGCAGGAGCCGAGGCAGCCACACGCCGCAGTCAACGCAAGGTTGCAGCGGCAGAACGGCTCACCGAGGCCACGTCTCTGGTCCAGGAATCCACAGATCAGGTCGCACAAGCCCGCAGTCAGGACCTAATGCACTACGAAGCGCTGGATGCATCCCTCATTGAACTAGCAAAGGCACTCAAGCAGCTCTCCCGGGTCGCTTCTCGGGGTGTGGAACGCCCGGGGCGAGGCCTGGCATGGCTGCAGGACGCAGTCACTGACCTGTGA
- a CDS encoding NaeI family type II restriction endonuclease — protein sequence MYLLNVPPQPGAGGVSDPELDLVAEHLFSLDTDGRRFADALRSTFDMLLDGQRTGRYRWDQLHKTEKTHFGTLVEINLQRKFKFPGGQELDYRICDIDVDCKYSQKHGSWMIPPEAVGKLCLVLWASDSESRWSAGLVRAREDLLGGGQNRDAKRYLNKQGRQAVRWLFADAPLPVNALLHLPDGDVEAIFAPGSGAKRVDELFRRAQGTLIRRAVVATVAQQDDYMKRVRGNGGSRSNLRPEGIIILGQYKGHATIAEQLGLPVPGPGEFVSSRVVRAGTHTGEERPKAFIDDDWWVLATETDPVEPAPLLPKV from the coding sequence GTGTACCTCTTGAACGTTCCCCCACAACCGGGTGCCGGCGGCGTCTCAGACCCCGAGCTCGACCTGGTCGCCGAGCACCTGTTCAGCCTTGACACGGACGGGCGCCGATTCGCGGATGCTCTGCGCAGTACTTTCGACATGCTGTTGGACGGGCAGCGGACCGGGCGCTACCGCTGGGACCAGCTCCACAAGACGGAGAAGACGCACTTCGGCACGCTGGTAGAGATCAACCTCCAACGGAAATTCAAGTTCCCGGGAGGCCAGGAGCTGGACTACCGCATCTGCGACATCGACGTCGACTGCAAGTACTCGCAGAAGCACGGTTCGTGGATGATTCCGCCCGAGGCGGTCGGCAAGCTCTGCCTCGTGCTGTGGGCCAGCGACAGCGAGTCGCGTTGGTCAGCGGGCCTGGTCCGGGCGAGGGAGGACCTGCTGGGCGGAGGCCAAAACCGCGATGCCAAGCGCTATCTGAACAAGCAGGGCCGCCAGGCTGTTCGATGGCTCTTCGCCGATGCCCCGCTGCCCGTGAACGCGCTTCTGCACCTGCCCGACGGGGACGTCGAGGCGATCTTCGCACCTGGGTCCGGAGCGAAGCGGGTCGACGAACTGTTCCGTCGGGCGCAGGGGACCCTCATCAGGCGGGCAGTCGTGGCGACGGTCGCGCAGCAGGATGACTACATGAAGCGGGTCCGCGGCAACGGCGGGTCCCGCTCCAACCTTCGCCCGGAGGGCATCATCATCCTCGGGCAGTACAAGGGGCACGCAACCATTGCGGAGCAGTTGGGACTCCCTGTCCCGGGGCCCGGCGAGTTCGTCTCATCCAGGGTGGTCCGTGCCGGCACGCACACTGGAGAGGAGAGGCCGAAAGCGTTCATCGACGACGACTGGTGGGTGCTTGCTACTGAAACCGACCCGGTCGAACCAGCTCCCCTACTTCCGAAGGTATGA
- a CDS encoding very short patch repair endonuclease — protein sequence MDNADESGFWRAPEGSWASSAANRRSMRGNRSRDTKPEIAIRRLVHAAGLRYRVAAKPLPGMRRTADLLFGPTRVAVFVDGCFWHGCPEHFVPPKTNPDYWDAKIGGNAQRDRDTDERLAEAGWLVLRFWEHQDPAECADVVTEAVSARKRELSGGKVLD from the coding sequence GTGGACAACGCAGACGAATCCGGTTTCTGGCGGGCCCCGGAAGGCTCGTGGGCCTCGTCAGCTGCCAACCGGCGCAGCATGCGAGGAAACCGGAGCCGGGACACCAAGCCGGAGATCGCCATCCGCCGCCTAGTACACGCGGCTGGCCTGCGCTACCGGGTCGCGGCCAAGCCGCTGCCCGGCATGCGGCGCACAGCTGACCTGCTCTTCGGCCCCACCAGGGTGGCGGTCTTCGTGGACGGATGCTTCTGGCACGGGTGCCCGGAGCACTTCGTCCCTCCCAAGACCAACCCCGACTACTGGGACGCGAAGATCGGCGGGAACGCCCAGCGTGACCGCGACACCGACGAGCGTTTGGCGGAGGCAGGGTGGCTGGTCCTGCGGTTCTGGGAGCACCAGGACCCCGCCGAGTGCGCAGACGTCGTGACGGAGGCAGTCTCAGCGCGTAAGCGTGAGCTGTCGGGGGGCAAGGTCCTCGACTAG
- a CDS encoding DNA cytosine methyltransferase has translation MPDGAGAYTSVEICAGAGGQAVGLHNAGFHHRALIEVDPHAVQTLEHNTRKHGWKDCEILPWDLTDFEMDDLKKVLGGEQLALLAGGVPCPPFSLAGKQLGEDDERDLFPVMLDMVEELEPRAVMIENVRGLLEPEHKFSGYRDRIRARLESLGYRILGWNVLEARDYGVPQLRPRAILVAMKEAEAAHFLPARGSGKLVTVAEALDETMRARFGNSAKGRQHYKEWLRKAQAKGTVAPTLVGGSKKHGGADLGPTRAKRAWAELGVDGHGVADPHGQTKDQERDLYGERGPKLTVQQAAIIQGFPTDWEFQGRKTAAYRQVGNAFPPPVAQAVGESIIRALRAFDADAEQPEEQFEGLVEDLAPRQLTLTR, from the coding sequence ATGCCGGACGGGGCAGGCGCGTACACCTCAGTGGAGATCTGCGCTGGAGCGGGTGGCCAAGCGGTCGGCCTGCACAACGCCGGGTTCCACCACCGCGCACTGATCGAGGTCGACCCCCACGCCGTCCAGACCCTTGAGCACAACACCCGCAAACACGGTTGGAAAGACTGCGAGATCCTTCCGTGGGACCTGACCGACTTCGAGATGGACGACCTCAAGAAGGTCCTCGGAGGCGAGCAGCTGGCACTTCTAGCTGGCGGCGTCCCGTGCCCGCCCTTCTCCCTGGCTGGCAAGCAGCTCGGCGAAGACGATGAGCGCGATCTGTTCCCCGTCATGCTCGACATGGTCGAGGAACTGGAGCCCCGCGCCGTGATGATCGAGAACGTGCGCGGCCTGCTCGAGCCCGAACACAAGTTCAGCGGCTACCGAGACAGGATCCGCGCACGGCTGGAGAGCCTGGGCTACCGGATCCTCGGCTGGAACGTGCTTGAGGCTCGCGACTACGGCGTCCCTCAACTACGGCCGAGGGCCATCCTGGTGGCCATGAAGGAAGCGGAAGCGGCCCACTTCCTCCCTGCCCGGGGCAGCGGGAAGCTCGTCACGGTGGCAGAGGCCCTCGACGAGACCATGCGCGCCCGGTTCGGGAACTCCGCCAAGGGCCGTCAGCACTACAAGGAGTGGCTGCGCAAGGCCCAGGCGAAGGGGACGGTCGCTCCCACGCTCGTCGGAGGGTCGAAGAAGCACGGCGGCGCGGACTTGGGGCCGACTCGCGCCAAGCGTGCGTGGGCCGAACTCGGCGTCGACGGCCACGGGGTAGCCGACCCGCACGGCCAGACCAAGGACCAGGAACGGGACCTGTACGGGGAGCGGGGCCCCAAGCTGACAGTGCAGCAGGCCGCGATCATCCAGGGCTTCCCCACAGACTGGGAGTTCCAGGGACGCAAGACGGCCGCCTACCGCCAGGTCGGCAACGCCTTCCCGCCGCCCGTCGCCCAGGCCGTCGGAGAGTCCATCATCCGCGCGCTCCGGGCGTTCGACGCCGACGCAGAGCAGCCAGAGGAGCAGTTCGAGGGGCTAGTCGAGGACCTTGCCCCCCGACAGCTCACGCTTACGCGCTGA
- a CDS encoding TetR/AcrR family transcriptional regulator, whose product MAAEPQTTDHRKRPRRRGDALIAAILHATVQELEERGYAALTMEGVAERARASKASLYRRWPTRAELVMDAVYSVIPDPGELPDTGELRGDLISVLTRTARLLDGPAGQALRGLMAEVLPSPERMGQVRAHAQGMGRQMMEEVTRRAVHRGEISPEALAPRRMEVGQALLRNHFLFHHEPISDEMVEEIVDEVLLPLFNTSPVNSAT is encoded by the coding sequence ATGGCCGCCGAACCGCAGACCACCGACCACCGCAAGCGCCCCCGCCGCCGCGGCGACGCCCTGATCGCGGCCATCCTGCACGCGACCGTCCAGGAGCTGGAGGAGCGGGGCTACGCGGCGCTGACCATGGAAGGCGTCGCCGAGCGGGCCCGCGCCAGCAAGGCCTCGCTCTACCGGCGCTGGCCCACGCGCGCCGAGCTGGTGATGGACGCGGTCTACAGCGTGATCCCCGACCCGGGCGAGCTCCCGGACACCGGCGAGCTGCGCGGCGACCTGATCTCGGTCCTCACGCGCACGGCCCGCCTCCTCGACGGCCCCGCCGGCCAGGCCCTACGCGGCCTGATGGCGGAGGTGTTGCCATCTCCCGAGCGGATGGGGCAGGTCCGCGCCCACGCCCAGGGGATGGGCCGCCAGATGATGGAAGAGGTCACCCGTCGGGCCGTCCACCGGGGGGAGATCAGCCCGGAGGCGTTGGCGCCCCGCCGCATGGAGGTGGGACAGGCCCTGCTGAGGAACCACTTCCTCTTCCACCACGAGCCCATCAGCGACGAGATGGTCGAAGAGATCGTGGATGAGGTCCTGCTGCCCCTCTTCAACACCAGCCCCGTGAACTCCGCTACGTAA
- a CDS encoding PEP/pyruvate-binding domain-containing protein: MTHDRLVSPLASFGSADLAEVGGKGANLGELLRAGLPVPPGFVVTTDAYAAAARAVGLDAKLAAGFGGGAAPAASVPAAELRADLEGAPVPDDLRAAITAAYTALGADVPVAVRSSATAEDLPGAAFAGQQDTYLNVIGADAVVDAVRRCWASLWTERAVAYRRERAIDPAEVRIAVVVQTMVESDVAGVMFTADPVTGARDRIIVDAGAGLGEAVVSGLVTPDHYVLDERGALVDWSPGRGEVVIRSEAGGGVVHDSPTGADGAQGRLLTDEQLAVLAGHARTIAAHFGRPQDMEWSISDGRAFIVQARPMTALPPPSVPLNRRQRLLGPVLTEYIPTRPYPMDVSTWLGFGPARMMRDLLADLGVAAAFDDFLREEDGVVVELVPPAPHPTPRALLTPFKLAHRARTHDINTWREDPVLARFLRDADELDGLDLRALTWPELLRVPQRATDLMGPCRELRAAYLPSVAITMGRLTAAITLLGRRSLLGDLIGGASTRTEDANQALQDLADRVRAVPELRELFATAEPAEVLAAVREGTVREGTGPVAAFGDELDAYRREFGRRETATPLLVSPPTLAESPESVLGLVRVLVDQPRGEDRGSRSERALARLLTHPLLRGARARKRMTRWVRAAQQGMAFREDSHFYFTASLPALRRSLLEIGARLEKAGVVDEPFDVFHLRMEEVREVADVETMPAEQAERLRTLVRSRAAKRAELTGVRMIDPARVFPPKNTGNALVTGAPASAGTATGTARIILDATDFHRLDSGDVLVCPYTNPSWTPLFQRAVAVVVDTGAVASHAAIVAREYGIPAVMGSGTGTTTINDGDRITVDGGTGRVTPAS, encoded by the coding sequence ATGACACACGACCGACTCGTCTCCCCCTTGGCGTCCTTCGGGTCCGCCGACCTCGCCGAGGTCGGCGGCAAGGGCGCCAACCTGGGCGAACTGCTGCGCGCGGGGCTGCCCGTCCCCCCTGGGTTCGTCGTCACCACCGACGCCTACGCCGCCGCGGCCCGCGCGGTCGGGCTCGACGCGAAGCTGGCCGCCGGGTTCGGTGGCGGGGCCGCGCCCGCCGCTTCGGTGCCCGCCGCCGAGCTGCGGGCCGACCTGGAGGGCGCGCCCGTCCCCGACGACCTGCGCGCCGCGATCACCGCCGCCTACACCGCCCTGGGCGCCGACGTCCCCGTGGCCGTCCGTTCCAGCGCCACCGCCGAGGACCTGCCCGGCGCGGCCTTCGCCGGCCAACAGGACACCTACCTCAACGTCATCGGCGCCGACGCGGTCGTGGACGCCGTCCGCCGCTGCTGGGCCTCGCTGTGGACCGAGCGGGCCGTCGCCTACCGCCGCGAGCGCGCCATCGACCCCGCCGAGGTGCGGATCGCGGTGGTCGTGCAGACCATGGTGGAGTCCGACGTCGCCGGGGTCATGTTCACCGCCGACCCGGTCACCGGCGCCCGCGACCGGATCATCGTCGACGCGGGAGCCGGCCTGGGCGAAGCGGTGGTCTCCGGCCTGGTGACCCCCGACCACTACGTCCTGGACGAGCGCGGCGCGCTGGTCGACTGGTCGCCGGGGCGCGGCGAGGTGGTCATCCGCTCCGAGGCCGGGGGCGGCGTGGTCCACGACTCCCCCACCGGAGCCGACGGCGCCCAGGGGCGGCTGCTCACCGACGAACAACTGGCCGTGCTCGCCGGTCACGCCCGCACGATCGCCGCGCACTTCGGCCGACCCCAGGACATGGAGTGGAGCATCAGCGACGGGCGCGCCTTCATCGTCCAGGCCCGCCCGATGACGGCCCTGCCGCCGCCGTCGGTCCCGCTCAACCGGCGCCAGCGCCTGCTGGGGCCGGTCCTCACCGAGTACATCCCCACGCGCCCGTACCCCATGGACGTGAGCACGTGGCTCGGATTCGGTCCCGCGAGGATGATGCGGGACCTCCTGGCCGACCTCGGTGTGGCCGCCGCCTTCGATGACTTCCTCCGGGAGGAGGACGGGGTGGTCGTGGAACTCGTCCCGCCCGCGCCCCACCCCACGCCGCGCGCCCTGCTGACGCCCTTCAAGCTGGCCCACCGGGCCCGGACGCACGACATCAACACCTGGCGGGAGGACCCTGTCCTGGCGCGCTTCCTGCGCGACGCCGACGAGCTGGACGGGCTCGACCTGCGCGCCCTGACCTGGCCGGAGCTACTGCGTGTACCCCAGCGGGCGACCGACCTCATGGGGCCGTGCCGCGAGCTGCGGGCGGCCTACCTGCCCAGCGTGGCCATCACCATGGGACGGCTCACGGCCGCCATCACGCTCCTGGGGCGCAGGTCGCTGCTGGGCGACCTGATCGGCGGGGCCAGTACCCGGACCGAGGACGCCAACCAGGCCCTGCAGGACCTCGCCGACCGGGTGCGGGCCGTGCCCGAACTGCGCGAGCTGTTCGCGACCGCGGAACCGGCCGAGGTGCTGGCCGCCGTCCGCGAGGGCACCGTTCGCGAGGGCACCGGCCCCGTGGCCGCGTTCGGCGACGAGCTGGACGCCTACCGGCGCGAGTTCGGGCGGCGCGAGACGGCCACCCCGCTCCTGGTCAGCCCGCCCACGCTCGCCGAGTCGCCGGAGAGCGTGCTCGGCCTGGTGCGGGTCCTGGTGGACCAGCCGCGGGGCGAGGACCGGGGATCCCGGTCGGAGCGGGCGCTGGCACGTCTGCTCACCCACCCTCTGCTGCGCGGAGCGCGAGCCCGCAAGCGGATGACCCGGTGGGTCCGCGCCGCCCAACAGGGCATGGCCTTCCGCGAGGACTCGCACTTCTACTTCACGGCGAGTCTGCCCGCCCTGCGCCGGTCGCTGCTGGAGATCGGCGCCCGGTTGGAGAAGGCGGGGGTGGTGGACGAGCCCTTCGACGTCTTCCACCTGCGCATGGAGGAGGTCCGGGAGGTCGCCGACGTCGAGACGATGCCGGCCGAGCAGGCCGAGCGGCTGCGGACACTCGTACGCTCCCGCGCGGCGAAGCGCGCCGAGCTCACCGGCGTGCGCATGATCGATCCGGCCCGCGTCTTCCCGCCGAAGAACACGGGGAACGCCCTGGTCACGGGCGCCCCGGCCAGCGCGGGCACCGCGACGGGAACGGCACGGATCATCCTCGACGCCACGGACTTCCACCGGTTGGACAGCGGCGACGTGCTGGTGTGCCCCTACACCAACCCGTCGTGGACGCCTCTCTTCCAGCGGGCGGTGGCGGTGGTCGTGGACACGGGGGCGGTCGCCTCGCACGCCGCGATCGTGGCGCGCGAGTACGGCATCCCGGCGGTCATGGGTTCCGGCACGGGGACCACCACCATCAACGACGGCGACCGGATCACCGTCGACGGCGGGACCGGCCGGGTCACGCCGGCTTCGTAG
- a CDS encoding MFS transporter, whose product MAQRTTSIALALPGLLLAMLLAALDQTAMAPALPEIAGDLGGLEQMPTVVTAYLVAATAVMPLVGRLGDRYGRKPLIQAAVLLFVVGALMAATATTLPGFVTARVVQGLGGGGLMIGAQAIVGEIVSPRERGRYLGLFGAVYVVAAVGGPLLGGVVVDHLSWRWIFAVHPPLGLVTLVALSLTLRLPRPEGRPPVDYAGAAALAATVVGVVLTADRLARPDAYPAWALPALPAGTVVVLGLWAVTAMLARDPVLPPRLLRERAFALPVAVSFLVGFGLFGTLTYVPAYAQVSLGTTATRAGLLVTAMMAGALVSTVVSGRLITRTGRYRGYPIAGTAVAAIGLTLLGVFGAGLIGAGLGTGALTALLVLVGLGIGLVMQVVMLAAQNAVDHADLGAATSAVLFLRQVGASVGVAVVGALITRSFDARVPEGVGDPRALSPEAIAALPEPTRGLVESAFGSAVPSALLAMAPLLGLAFLLTLAFPALPLRTTAHTALDKESR is encoded by the coding sequence GTGGCACAGCGGACGACCTCCATCGCACTCGCCCTGCCGGGCCTGCTCCTGGCCATGCTGCTGGCGGCCCTCGACCAGACCGCCATGGCGCCCGCGCTCCCCGAGATCGCCGGTGACCTGGGCGGACTGGAGCAGATGCCCACGGTCGTGACCGCCTACCTGGTCGCCGCCACGGCCGTGATGCCCCTCGTCGGGCGGCTCGGCGACCGCTACGGCCGCAAGCCCCTCATCCAGGCGGCCGTCCTGCTGTTCGTTGTCGGCGCGCTCATGGCCGCCACCGCCACCACCCTCCCCGGGTTCGTCACCGCCCGCGTCGTGCAGGGCCTGGGCGGCGGAGGTCTGATGATCGGCGCGCAGGCGATCGTCGGAGAGATCGTCAGCCCCCGTGAACGCGGCCGCTACCTGGGCCTGTTCGGCGCGGTCTACGTGGTCGCGGCGGTGGGCGGCCCCCTGCTCGGCGGGGTCGTGGTCGACCACCTGTCCTGGCGGTGGATCTTCGCCGTCCACCCACCGCTCGGCCTGGTCACCCTGGTCGCCCTGAGCCTCACCCTGCGGCTGCCGCGCCCCGAGGGCCGCCCGCCGGTCGACTACGCCGGCGCCGCGGCCCTGGCCGCGACCGTCGTCGGGGTGGTCCTGACCGCCGACCGGCTCGCCCGCCCCGACGCCTACCCCGCGTGGGCGCTGCCCGCCCTGCCGGCCGGCACCGTCGTCGTACTCGGGCTGTGGGCGGTGACCGCCATGCTCGCGCGCGACCCCGTGCTGCCCCCGCGCCTGCTGCGCGAGCGCGCGTTCGCCCTGCCCGTGGCCGTGAGCTTCCTCGTCGGGTTCGGCCTGTTCGGCACCCTCACCTACGTTCCCGCCTACGCCCAGGTCAGCCTGGGCACCACCGCCACCCGGGCCGGGCTGCTGGTCACCGCGATGATGGCCGGCGCGCTCGTCAGCACGGTCGTGTCGGGGCGGCTGATCACGCGTACCGGCCGCTACCGCGGCTACCCGATCGCCGGGACGGCCGTCGCGGCGATCGGCCTCACCCTGTTGGGCGTGTTCGGTGCGGGTCTGATCGGCGCCGGCCTGGGCACGGGCGCTCTGACCGCGTTGCTGGTGCTGGTGGGACTGGGGATCGGTCTGGTGATGCAGGTGGTCATGCTCGCCGCGCAGAACGCGGTCGACCACGCCGACCTGGGCGCCGCCACCTCCGCCGTCCTCTTCCTGCGCCAGGTGGGCGCGAGCGTCGGTGTGGCCGTCGTCGGCGCCCTGATCACCCGCTCCTTCGACGCACGGGTGCCGGAGGGCGTCGGCGACCCGCGAGCGCTCTCCCCCGAGGCGATCGCCGCCCTGCCCGAGCCCACGCGCGGGCTCGTGGAGTCGGCCTTCGGATCCGCCGTGCCGTCCGCCCTGCTCGCGATGGCGCCCCTCCTGGGCCTGGCGTTCCTGCTCACCCTCGCCTTCCCCGCGCTCCCCCTGCGCACCACGGCCCACACCGCACTCGACAAGGAGTCCCGATGA
- a CDS encoding SDR family oxidoreductase produces the protein MTATAVVTGASSGIGAATARGLAAEGYDVVLVARRADRIEALAEEIVKEGHSARAEVLDVTDRSAVDAFAEALPSCSVLVNNAGGAIGRETVATGDPADWRAMYEVNVLGVLHMTQALLPKLVESGGGTVLVVSSVAGHVVYEGGGGYVAAKHGAHTLAATLRLELCGEPVRVLEVAPGMVKTEEFSLNRLRGDAEAAEAVYDGVPDPLSAEDVADTIVWAVTRPSHVNIDLLVVRPRAQAAQHKVHRVKE, from the coding sequence ATGACAGCGACCGCAGTCGTGACCGGCGCCAGCAGTGGGATCGGGGCCGCCACCGCGCGCGGACTCGCGGCCGAGGGCTACGACGTGGTCCTCGTCGCCCGGCGCGCCGACCGGATCGAGGCCCTGGCCGAGGAGATCGTCAAGGAGGGCCACAGCGCCCGCGCCGAGGTCCTCGACGTCACCGACCGCTCGGCCGTGGACGCCTTCGCCGAGGCCCTGCCCTCCTGCTCGGTCCTGGTCAACAACGCGGGCGGAGCGATCGGCAGGGAGACCGTCGCCACCGGCGACCCCGCCGACTGGCGCGCGATGTACGAGGTCAACGTCCTGGGCGTGCTCCACATGACGCAGGCGCTGCTGCCGAAGCTGGTCGAGAGCGGCGGCGGCACGGTGCTCGTCGTGTCCTCCGTGGCCGGGCACGTGGTCTACGAGGGCGGTGGCGGCTACGTGGCCGCCAAGCACGGCGCGCACACCCTGGCCGCCACCCTGCGGCTCGAACTGTGCGGCGAGCCCGTACGCGTGCTGGAGGTGGCGCCGGGCATGGTCAAGACCGAGGAGTTCTCACTCAACCGGCTGCGCGGTGACGCCGAGGCCGCGGAGGCGGTCTACGACGGGGTGCCCGACCCGCTCAGCGCCGAGGACGTCGCCGACACCATCGTGTGGGCGGTCACCCGGCCCTCGCACGTGAACATCGACCTCCTGGTGGTGCGCCCGCGCGCACAGGCCGCCCAGCACAAGGTCCACCGGGTCAAGGAGTAG
- a CDS encoding TetR/AcrR family transcriptional regulator, whose translation MTSPDTRTRILDAAVELIARDGYDGVRLAEIAKRAGASTALLHYHFANRPQLLAAAITHSLDRERARAERRAHDQERSSPAERVADQIDFWLPISPDDVREWLLWSELEGRAVRDTDLAAALTGLYARLREPLVAAIAMGVSTGEFGPCDPEEAAAVAHALLGGMTVRLLARDPGLTLPAARDLAGRQVALTVGYAGRLPFADREVPTHVPDPGLEPAPPRRRAARTPRPGA comes from the coding sequence ATGACCAGTCCCGACACCCGCACGCGCATCCTGGACGCCGCCGTCGAACTCATCGCCCGCGACGGCTACGACGGTGTGCGCCTGGCCGAGATCGCCAAGCGCGCGGGGGCCTCCACGGCCCTGCTGCACTACCATTTCGCCAACCGGCCGCAACTGCTCGCCGCCGCCATCACGCACTCCCTGGACCGGGAGCGGGCGCGCGCCGAGCGCAGGGCGCACGACCAGGAACGCTCCTCCCCCGCCGAGCGCGTCGCCGACCAGATCGACTTCTGGCTGCCGATCAGCCCCGACGACGTGCGCGAGTGGCTGCTGTGGAGCGAGTTGGAGGGCCGCGCGGTCCGCGACACCGACCTCGCGGCAGCGCTCACCGGCCTGTACGCGCGACTGCGCGAACCCCTGGTGGCGGCGATCGCGATGGGCGTGTCCACCGGGGAGTTCGGCCCGTGCGATCCGGAGGAGGCCGCCGCGGTGGCGCATGCCCTGCTCGGCGGGATGACGGTGCGGCTGCTGGCGCGCGACCCGGGCCTGACCCTGCCCGCCGCGCGCGACCTCGCCGGGCGGCAGGTCGCGCTCACCGTGGGCTACGCGGGCAGGCTGCCGTTCGCCGACCGCGAGGTGCCGACGCACGTCCCCGACCCGGGCCTGGAACCGGCACCGCCCCGCCGCCGCGCCGCCCGCACCCCACGCCCCGGGGCGTGA